In Ruania zhangjianzhongii, the following proteins share a genomic window:
- a CDS encoding GntR family transcriptional regulator, whose amino-acid sequence MFDGRDPIYVQIADQIRADVIAGRLREEEQVMSTTQYAQTFRINPATAAKAFAELVDDGVLYKRRGVGMFVASGAYDRLRGSGRKEFFTDRLDPVLAEARDLGISTAEILAHINATEES is encoded by the coding sequence ATGTTCGACGGGCGTGACCCGATCTACGTGCAGATCGCTGACCAGATCAGGGCCGACGTGATCGCCGGACGGCTCCGAGAGGAGGAGCAGGTGATGTCCACCACCCAGTACGCGCAGACGTTCCGGATCAACCCGGCCACTGCAGCCAAGGCATTCGCCGAGCTGGTCGACGACGGCGTGCTCTACAAGCGTCGCGGTGTCGGCATGTTCGTCGCATCGGGCGCCTACGACCGGCTGCGCGGCAGTGGTCGGAAGGAGTTCTTCACCGACCGGCTCGACCCGGTCCTGGCCGAAGCCCGCGACCTCGGGATCAGCACCGCCGAGATCCTCGCCCACATCAACGCCACGGAGGAGTCATGA
- a CDS encoding ATP-binding cassette domain-containing protein yields the protein MTAPSAAPLDVQLRNVRADYGSTTALDGVDVNIPAGTITGLLGRNGSGKTTMLSLIASLRRPTAGQVLVGGEDPFENETLMEQISLTRESGDVLSDESLAVNLRYAADSRPSWHGDLAGRALEMFQLHPKRVVQKLSRGQRSAFGAVLGLATRAPVTMLDEVYLGMDAPSRYAFYDLLLEDYLACPRTIILSSHLIVEIERLLEHVVILDRGGVLVAEESESLRSQGLQVTGRSSDLDALLARLDGITILATRSLGPTSQITLTGTTERLRAAETAVRAAGMDVSGVNLQDLFVHLTGSS from the coding sequence ATGACCGCACCGAGTGCAGCACCGCTGGATGTCCAGCTGCGAAACGTGCGCGCCGACTACGGCTCGACCACCGCTCTGGACGGCGTGGACGTGAACATCCCGGCCGGAACGATCACCGGCCTGCTCGGCCGCAACGGGTCCGGCAAGACCACGATGCTCTCGCTGATCGCCTCGCTGCGCCGGCCCACTGCCGGCCAGGTGCTCGTCGGCGGCGAGGATCCGTTCGAGAACGAGACCCTGATGGAGCAGATCTCTCTGACCCGGGAGTCCGGCGATGTGCTCTCGGACGAGAGCCTCGCCGTCAACCTTCGTTATGCGGCCGACTCCCGCCCCAGCTGGCACGGCGATCTGGCGGGGCGGGCGCTGGAGATGTTCCAGCTGCACCCCAAGCGGGTGGTGCAGAAGCTCTCCCGCGGCCAACGGTCCGCCTTCGGTGCCGTGCTGGGCCTGGCTACCCGGGCGCCGGTCACCATGCTCGACGAGGTCTACCTCGGCATGGATGCACCCTCCCGATACGCCTTCTACGACCTGTTGCTGGAGGACTACCTTGCCTGCCCGCGCACGATCATTCTGTCCAGCCACCTGATCGTGGAGATCGAGCGGTTGCTGGAGCACGTGGTGATCCTCGACCGGGGCGGGGTCCTCGTAGCCGAGGAGTCCGAGAGCCTGCGGAGCCAAGGACTCCAGGTCACCGGCCGCAGCAGCGACCTGGACGCCCTCCTGGCTCGGCTGGACGGGATCACCATCCTCGCCACCCGGTCCCTCGGGCCCACCAGCCAGATCACGCTGACCGGAACCACCGAGCGGCTCCGGGCGGCCGAGACCGCAGTGCGCGCGGCAGGAATGGACGTCTCCGGCGTGAACCTGCAAGACCTCTTCGTCCACCTCACCGGGAGTTCCTGA
- a CDS encoding ABC transporter ATP-binding protein: MSVIEAHQLRKTYGDTTAVDDVSLTLEEGQILAVLGPNGAGKTTTVEMIAGLRQADAGTVRVLGQDPQAHPASIREHVGMQLQAAHLPARITVAEAVDLYGSFYADPRDTTELLSQLGLGDKAGTAFKELSGGQQQRLSIALALVGRPRIAILDELTTGLDPHARREVWGLIESVRDSGVSILLVTHFMDEAERLADQVVIIDEGRVVASGSPTELTAALAEGYQFQMRFAEELPAELVQKLRDLAEVDELTTTGDRYQVTGQREVLPAVVSALSSAGAIPTELSTINHNLEDVFVHTTTSREEIRS; the protein is encoded by the coding sequence ATGTCTGTGATCGAAGCGCACCAGTTGCGCAAGACCTACGGCGACACCACCGCCGTCGACGACGTCAGCCTGACCCTGGAAGAAGGGCAGATCCTGGCTGTACTCGGCCCGAACGGTGCCGGGAAGACCACCACAGTGGAGATGATCGCCGGACTGCGTCAGGCCGACGCCGGCACGGTCCGCGTGCTCGGCCAGGATCCGCAGGCCCACCCGGCCTCGATTCGCGAGCACGTGGGCATGCAGCTCCAGGCCGCTCACCTGCCGGCCCGGATCACCGTGGCCGAGGCCGTGGACCTGTACGGCTCGTTCTACGCCGATCCCCGCGATACGACCGAGCTGCTGTCTCAGCTCGGGCTGGGGGACAAGGCCGGTACCGCGTTCAAGGAGCTGTCCGGGGGCCAGCAGCAGCGGCTGTCTATCGCCCTCGCGCTCGTCGGCCGGCCGCGGATCGCCATCCTGGACGAACTCACCACCGGTCTCGACCCACACGCCCGCCGCGAAGTGTGGGGACTGATCGAATCTGTGCGGGACAGCGGGGTCAGCATCCTGCTGGTCACCCACTTCATGGACGAGGCCGAACGTCTCGCCGACCAGGTGGTCATCATCGACGAGGGCCGCGTCGTGGCCAGCGGATCCCCGACCGAGCTGACCGCGGCACTCGCTGAGGGCTATCAGTTCCAGATGCGCTTTGCCGAGGAGCTCCCTGCGGAGCTGGTCCAGAAGCTGCGCGACCTGGCCGAAGTGGACGAGCTCACCACCACTGGCGACCGATACCAGGTGACCGGACAGCGCGAGGTGCTGCCCGCCGTCGTCAGTGCCCTTTCCAGTGCAGGCGCCATCCCGACCGAGCTCAGCACGATCAACCACAACCTTGAGGACGTCTTCGTCCACACCACCACATCGCGCGAGGAGATCCGCTCATGA
- a CDS encoding ABC transporter permease — protein sequence MTTAAFMPRGVAPLIRSEARLFTRDFGNVFFVLAFPAIVLVGVGLAIPGMDEVITNGPATGLATIVVMVPPVLATAMATPALTTMPGIIAGYREQGVLTRLSTTPMRPSGVVLAQVLIGVVSFVIATILALVVGSLVFDIVMPVRPGLVALSLVLGAVAIFAVGMIIAARASKASTAQGIAMLVFFPMLFFAGLWTPEPIMPDLIADIAGWTPLGAASQAISAGWLGGPMPWQQLAVMVGYAVLSAAIAVRFFRWK from the coding sequence ATGACTACTGCAGCCTTCATGCCCCGAGGGGTGGCGCCGCTGATCCGCAGCGAGGCACGGCTGTTCACCCGAGACTTCGGAAACGTGTTCTTCGTCCTGGCGTTCCCGGCCATCGTGCTGGTCGGTGTGGGCCTGGCGATCCCCGGGATGGACGAGGTGATCACCAACGGCCCCGCTACCGGACTGGCCACGATCGTGGTGATGGTTCCGCCAGTGCTGGCTACCGCAATGGCTACTCCGGCGCTGACCACGATGCCCGGGATCATTGCCGGCTACCGGGAGCAGGGCGTGCTCACCCGGCTGTCGACCACCCCGATGCGCCCGTCCGGCGTTGTCCTCGCCCAGGTCCTCATCGGCGTGGTCTCCTTCGTGATCGCGACCATCCTGGCGCTGGTGGTGGGCTCGCTGGTGTTCGACATCGTGATGCCGGTCCGGCCCGGTCTCGTCGCGCTCAGCCTGGTGCTCGGCGCCGTTGCGATCTTCGCGGTCGGGATGATTATCGCCGCCCGGGCGTCCAAGGCATCGACCGCGCAGGGCATCGCGATGCTCGTGTTCTTCCCGATGCTGTTCTTCGCCGGGTTGTGGACGCCCGAGCCGATCATGCCCGATCTCATCGCGGACATCGCCGGCTGGACCCCGTTGGGCGCAGCGAGCCAGGCCATCTCGGCCGGCTGGCTGGGAGGCCCGATGCCCTGGCAACAACTGGCCGTGATGGTCGGCTACGCCGTGCTGAGCGCGGCGATCGCCGTGCGCTTCTTCCGCTGGAAGTGA
- the rpsP gene encoding 30S ribosomal protein S16: MAVKIRLKRLGKVRAPYYRVVVADSRTKRDGRVIEEIGKYHPTEEPSLIDINGERARYWLGVGAQPSEQVLALLKVTGDWQAFKGLPGAEGTLKSKVVSEEGAAEAVKAAEADAELRKAKAAEAKTAAEAKSAADAKAEESADAEAQTSDAEAPEAEAAPDAESSETSE, translated from the coding sequence GTGGCAGTCAAGATTCGTCTCAAGCGCCTCGGCAAGGTCCGTGCGCCGTACTACCGTGTCGTCGTGGCCGACTCGCGCACCAAGCGTGATGGTCGGGTCATCGAGGAGATCGGCAAGTACCACCCCACCGAGGAGCCCTCGCTCATCGACATCAACGGCGAGCGGGCACGGTACTGGCTCGGCGTCGGCGCCCAGCCCAGCGAGCAGGTGCTCGCACTGTTGAAGGTCACCGGTGACTGGCAGGCCTTCAAGGGTCTGCCAGGCGCTGAGGGCACGCTGAAGTCGAAGGTGGTCAGCGAGGAAGGGGCCGCAGAGGCGGTCAAGGCTGCCGAAGCGGATGCCGAACTGCGCAAGGCCAAGGCTGCCGAGGCCAAGACGGCTGCTGAGGCGAAGAGCGCCGCGGACGCCAAGGCCGAGGAGAGCGCGGACGCGGAGGCGCAGACCTCCGACGCCGAGGCTCCGGAGGCAGAGGCCGCCCCGGACGCCGAGTCGAGCGAAACCTCTGAGTGA
- a CDS encoding RNA-binding protein, with product MLADALEHLVRGIVDHPDDVQIKSKSLRRGDLLEVRVNPSDLGRVIGRSGRTARALRTVVGALATDGPVRVDVVDVDRR from the coding sequence ATGCTCGCTGACGCGCTGGAGCACCTGGTCCGCGGCATCGTCGACCACCCCGACGACGTACAGATCAAGTCGAAGTCGCTGCGCCGAGGAGACCTGCTCGAGGTCCGGGTCAACCCCAGCGACCTCGGCCGGGTGATCGGTCGCTCCGGGCGTACCGCGCGGGCGCTGCGCACCGTCGTGGGTGCGTTGGCGACCGATGGTCCGGTGCGCGTGGACGTGGTGGACGTCGACCGGCGCTGA
- the rimM gene encoding ribosome maturation factor RimM (Essential for efficient processing of 16S rRNA): MTGPSGDDELYLRLATIGAARGLAGQVRLRLHTDDPESRLAPGAVLTTEPVSSGPLEVTGLRRIQQHWYASFAGVTDRTGAEGLRGVVLLAPPEIGEPEAWYPHELAGLRAERADGAVLGTIDGVEHLPAQDALVLREVGGGRTLVPFVTEIVPVVDVPGGRVVLAPPPGLLAQDEEPGDGDDQSGGQS, translated from the coding sequence GTGACCGGACCCAGTGGTGACGACGAGCTCTACCTTCGCCTCGCCACCATCGGCGCGGCTCGTGGTCTGGCCGGGCAGGTACGCCTGCGCCTGCACACCGACGATCCGGAGTCCCGATTGGCTCCCGGCGCTGTGCTGACCACCGAGCCGGTCAGTTCCGGGCCGCTGGAGGTGACCGGTCTGCGCCGGATCCAGCAGCACTGGTACGCGTCTTTCGCCGGCGTCACCGACCGCACCGGTGCCGAGGGGCTGCGTGGGGTGGTGCTGCTCGCCCCGCCGGAGATCGGGGAGCCGGAGGCGTGGTACCCGCATGAGCTCGCCGGGCTGCGCGCTGAGCGCGCCGATGGCGCGGTCCTCGGCACGATCGACGGCGTGGAGCACCTTCCCGCCCAGGATGCGCTGGTCCTGCGCGAGGTAGGCGGCGGGCGCACCTTGGTGCCGTTCGTGACCGAGATCGTGCCGGTCGTGGACGTGCCCGGTGGCCGGGTGGTGCTCGCGCCGCCGCCGGGACTGCTCGCCCAGGACGAAGAGCCTGGCGACGGCGACGATCAGTCGGGCGGGCAGTCATGA
- the trmD gene encoding tRNA (guanosine(37)-N1)-methyltransferase TrmD: MTGRIDVLTIFPGYLAPLELSLVGKARAAGLLTVDVHDLRTWASDRHRTVDDTPFGGGAGMVMRPDVWGLALDEVLSTGADVSQTVLIPTPAGEPFTQALAEELALLVCAGGQLALACGRYEGIDARVGEHYARAGEVNVREVSIGDYVLNGGEVAALVIIEAVARLMPGVIGNPDSLVEESHGSAGLLEYPVYTKPPSWRGQDVPEVLLSGDHGRIGRWRRRRAVDRTAQRRPDLIEALGPAQVRPARALDAEALAEVAARTFPLACPPSVTPTDAAAFVAENLSAEQFRRYLRDRRRHVLVAELAGAVVGYTLLVVGAPENERVRAAAPDAGAELSKCYVLEDFHGQGLAALLLTETLALAARSGLTALWLGVNRANERAQRFYGKHGFERVGERTFTVGTRTEHDYVMAHTLRSA; this comes from the coding sequence ATGACCGGCCGGATCGACGTGCTGACGATCTTCCCCGGCTATCTTGCCCCACTCGAGCTCAGCCTGGTGGGCAAGGCGCGTGCCGCCGGCCTGCTCACCGTCGACGTGCACGACCTGCGTACCTGGGCCAGTGATCGGCACCGCACTGTGGACGACACTCCGTTCGGTGGCGGCGCCGGCATGGTGATGCGCCCCGACGTGTGGGGCCTGGCACTCGACGAGGTGCTCAGCACCGGTGCGGACGTCAGCCAGACCGTGCTGATCCCGACTCCGGCCGGGGAGCCGTTCACCCAGGCGCTGGCCGAGGAGCTTGCCTTGCTGGTGTGCGCGGGCGGACAGCTCGCCCTGGCGTGCGGTCGCTATGAGGGCATCGATGCCCGGGTCGGTGAGCACTATGCCCGCGCCGGTGAGGTGAACGTGCGTGAGGTTTCTATCGGGGACTACGTCCTCAACGGGGGCGAGGTTGCCGCTCTGGTGATCATCGAGGCCGTGGCGCGGCTGATGCCCGGAGTGATCGGCAACCCGGACTCGCTGGTGGAGGAGTCGCACGGCTCCGCCGGTCTGCTGGAGTACCCGGTGTATACCAAGCCGCCGAGCTGGCGTGGTCAGGACGTTCCGGAGGTGCTGCTCTCCGGTGACCACGGCCGGATCGGCCGCTGGCGCCGCCGTCGGGCGGTCGACCGCACCGCCCAGCGTCGCCCGGACCTGATCGAGGCTCTCGGCCCCGCACAGGTGCGCCCGGCGCGGGCGCTCGATGCCGAGGCGCTCGCTGAGGTGGCCGCCCGGACCTTCCCGCTCGCCTGCCCGCCGTCGGTCACTCCCACGGACGCGGCAGCGTTCGTGGCGGAGAACCTCAGCGCGGAGCAGTTCCGGCGCTACCTGCGCGACCGCCGTCGGCACGTGCTCGTGGCAGAGCTGGCCGGCGCCGTCGTCGGCTACACGCTGCTCGTGGTGGGTGCTCCCGAGAACGAGCGGGTCCGGGCGGCGGCGCCGGACGCCGGCGCCGAGCTGAGCAAGTGCTATGTGCTCGAGGACTTCCATGGCCAGGGTCTGGCCGCCCTGCTGCTCACCGAGACCCTTGCCCTGGCTGCCCGCAGCGGCCTGACGGCCCTCTGGCTCGGGGTGAACCGGGCGAACGAGCGGGCACAGCGGTTTTACGGCAAGCATGGCTTCGAGCGGGTGGGGGAGCGGACGTTCACCGTGGGCACACGGACCGAGCACGACTACGTGATGGCCCACACACTCCGCTCGGCCTGA
- the rplS gene encoding 50S ribosomal protein L19 has translation MNILDNVDAASIREDVPDFRPGDTVKVHVKVIEGNRSRIQVFQGVVLARSGGGVRETFTVRKASFGVGVERTFPLHSPTVDHIEVASRGVVRRAKLYYLRDRHGKAAKIRERRETSSAK, from the coding sequence ATGAACATCCTGGACAACGTCGACGCCGCATCGATCCGTGAGGACGTCCCCGACTTCCGGCCCGGCGACACCGTGAAGGTGCACGTGAAGGTCATCGAGGGCAACCGCTCCCGTATCCAGGTCTTCCAGGGTGTCGTTCTCGCCCGCTCCGGTGGTGGCGTCCGCGAGACCTTCACGGTCCGCAAGGCGTCCTTCGGCGTTGGTGTCGAGCGGACCTTCCCGCTGCACTCGCCGACGGTGGACCACATCGAGGTGGCCAGCCGCGGGGTCGTGCGCCGCGCCAAGCTGTACTACCTGCGCGACCGGCACGGTAAGGCCGCCAAGATCCGCGAGCGTCGCGAGACCAGTTCCGCGAAGTGA
- the lepB gene encoding signal peptidase I: MAPADENEDRQPDPTRRSEDEVTSAGKHASGRGRAGDEHRAADDSSPAGGDDSGDSAVAAEGSDQDGRRRHPVRAFLRESAIVVVSALILSLVIKTFLAQAFFIPSVSMEPTLMVGDRLVVNKLAPQVMDLERGDVVVFLDPGGWLDTEPHELNAAEQVLTWIGLLPEHADEHVIKRIIGTGGDHVTCCTDEGLISVNGEPITEPYVVPGAEPSERTFDVTVPEDHLFVLGDNRPRSADSRYHAGSVGGGFVPVRNVVGRAFVITWPLDRIEWLSNPTDTFADVPDP; encoded by the coding sequence ATGGCGCCTGCCGACGAGAACGAGGACAGGCAGCCGGACCCGACGCGTCGCAGTGAGGACGAGGTGACCTCAGCGGGCAAGCACGCATCCGGGCGCGGGCGGGCGGGCGACGAGCACCGCGCTGCCGATGACTCCTCGCCCGCTGGCGGTGATGACTCCGGCGACAGCGCCGTGGCGGCGGAGGGCTCCGACCAGGACGGCAGGCGCCGGCATCCGGTGCGGGCGTTCCTGCGCGAGTCCGCGATCGTGGTGGTCTCGGCGCTGATCCTGTCTCTGGTCATCAAGACGTTCCTCGCGCAGGCGTTCTTCATCCCGAGCGTGTCGATGGAACCGACTCTGATGGTCGGGGACCGGCTGGTGGTGAACAAGCTCGCCCCGCAGGTGATGGACCTGGAACGTGGTGACGTGGTGGTCTTCCTCGACCCCGGCGGCTGGTTGGACACCGAACCGCACGAGCTGAACGCTGCCGAGCAGGTGCTCACCTGGATCGGGCTGCTGCCCGAGCATGCCGATGAGCACGTGATCAAGCGGATCATTGGCACCGGTGGCGATCACGTGACCTGTTGCACCGACGAGGGGCTGATCTCGGTGAACGGCGAACCGATCACCGAGCCCTATGTGGTACCCGGTGCTGAGCCCAGTGAACGAACCTTCGACGTGACGGTTCCGGAGGACCACCTGTTCGTGCTCGGCGACAACCGACCCCGCTCTGCGGATTCGCGCTACCACGCCGGGTCGGTGGGCGGAGGATTCGTGCCGGTGCGTAATGTGGTGGGCAGAGCATTTGTCATCACCTGGCCACTGGATCGCATCGAATGGTTGAGCAACCCCACCGACACGTTCGCCGACGTCCCCGACCCGTGA
- a CDS encoding ribonuclease HII: MRSSPPTRMLERELLGAGHHLVAGMDEVGRGALAGPVSVGVAVVDASTGRMPAGLRDSKLLRPEMREKLQAPIRRWCLAGAVGHALPAEIDRFGIIAALRLAGTRALTTLRETGVVPDVVILDGSHDWLTPPGSQPGLSTTAPGLFTDHAPPVVRTQVKADLRCAVVAAASVLAKCERDAMMVARHPEYPAFGWQNNKGYSAPEHLAALREHGPCEEHRRSWALPTGEEPMAQALFIEGELAGGTRAP, from the coding sequence GTGAGGTCCTCCCCGCCCACCCGGATGTTGGAGCGCGAACTGCTCGGCGCCGGGCATCACCTGGTTGCCGGGATGGACGAGGTGGGCCGTGGTGCCCTGGCGGGTCCGGTGAGCGTGGGGGTAGCGGTGGTGGACGCCAGCACCGGCCGGATGCCCGCGGGACTGCGCGACTCCAAGCTGCTGCGGCCCGAGATGCGAGAGAAGCTGCAGGCACCGATCCGGCGCTGGTGCCTGGCCGGAGCGGTGGGCCATGCCCTCCCGGCCGAGATCGACCGGTTCGGCATCATCGCAGCCCTGCGGCTCGCCGGAACTCGGGCACTGACCACACTGCGGGAGACCGGTGTGGTGCCCGACGTGGTCATTCTGGACGGTTCGCACGACTGGCTCACCCCACCAGGATCTCAGCCGGGACTGTCGACGACGGCGCCCGGCCTGTTCACCGATCACGCACCTCCCGTAGTACGAACCCAGGTGAAAGCGGACCTGCGCTGCGCAGTAGTGGCCGCGGCCAGCGTCCTGGCCAAGTGCGAACGGGACGCCATGATGGTCGCTCGGCACCCCGAGTACCCGGCGTTCGGCTGGCAGAACAACAAGGGCTACTCCGCCCCCGAGCATCTGGCCGCACTGCGGGAGCACGGCCCGTGCGAGGAGCACCGGCGCAGCTGGGCCCTGCCGACCGGCGAGGAGCCGATGGCGCAGGCGCTGTTCATCGAGGGTGAGCTCGCCGGCGGCACGCGGGCGCCCTAG
- a CDS encoding DUF2469 domain-containing protein: MSSEDLENYETDMELALYREYRDVVSLFSYVVETERRFYLANHVDLQVRSAGGEVFFELTLADAWVWDVYRSARFVKSVRVVTFKDVNVEELAKPELDLPS; this comes from the coding sequence GTGAGTAGCGAGGATCTGGAGAACTACGAGACCGATATGGAGCTCGCGTTGTACCGCGAGTACCGCGATGTGGTCAGCCTGTTCTCCTACGTGGTCGAGACCGAGCGCCGGTTCTACCTGGCCAACCACGTGGATCTGCAGGTGCGGTCCGCCGGCGGAGAAGTGTTCTTCGAGCTGACCCTCGCGGATGCCTGGGTATGGGACGTGTACCGGTCGGCCCGGTTCGTGAAGTCGGTGCGCGTGGTGACTTTCAAGGATGTGAACGTCGAGGAGCTCGCCAAGCCGGAGCTCGACCTGCCCAGCTGA
- a CDS encoding YraN family protein, with the protein MAAKDVLGRTGEELAGRWLERAGWEILDRNWRCRTGEIDLVALDGDDLVVVEVKTRRSLRLGHPAEAVTARKLARLRVLAGQWLAEHDVRAAGLRVDVIAVWLPDDGPARIDHRQGVS; encoded by the coding sequence ATGGCTGCGAAAGACGTCCTCGGCCGCACGGGCGAGGAGCTCGCCGGGCGCTGGCTGGAGCGTGCCGGGTGGGAGATCCTGGACCGGAACTGGCGCTGCCGCACCGGGGAGATCGATCTGGTCGCGCTCGACGGTGACGACCTGGTGGTCGTGGAGGTGAAGACCCGGCGCAGCCTGCGGCTCGGGCACCCGGCTGAGGCGGTGACCGCGCGCAAGCTGGCCCGGTTGCGGGTACTGGCAGGCCAGTGGCTCGCCGAGCACGACGTGCGCGCCGCCGGGCTTCGGGTGGACGTGATCGCCGTGTGGCTGCCCGATGACGGCCCCGCCCGGATCGACCACCGGCAGGGGGTGAGCTGA
- a CDS encoding YifB family Mg chelatase-like AAA ATPase produces the protein MSGQPLRAARTLSVAIVGLQGQVMEVETALHQGLPAVQLIGLPDTAAAEARERVRAAVIATGLTWPSVRLVVNLRPADLRKSGSGFDLAVAVAVLRAAGLAPARRSEHRVHLGELGLDGTVHPIRGVLPAVAAAVAAGHPEVVVPADNVPEAELVPGAQVTGVQHLSELAFAYGAEGLRRLPPAPLARAEVAALPEPAAKDLADVIGQEQARHALEVAAAGGHHLFLNGPPGAGKSMLAACLPGLLPDLDDAAAVEVTTVHSVAGSYQPTTGLIRRPPYEAPHHTASKAAIIGGGSRTLRPGAVVRAHRGVLFLDEAAEFSRSVLDTLRQPVEEGHVVLQRAKETATYPCRIQLVLAANPCPCGWATGKGLRCRCSPNALRLYQNKLSGPLLDRVDIRVDVASVTRTQLLGAATGESSAAVAARVAAARQAQTRRWADTPWRTNAEVDGPWLRAYTRRIDDALLDPLRRPGDTSELTMRGVDRVVRVAWTLADLQGLDHPGPTEIGAALTLRNRDLHV, from the coding sequence ATGTCCGGTCAGCCGTTGCGGGCTGCCCGCACGCTCTCGGTGGCCATCGTCGGCCTGCAAGGGCAGGTGATGGAGGTGGAGACCGCTTTGCACCAGGGGCTGCCCGCGGTCCAGCTCATCGGGCTGCCGGACACGGCCGCGGCCGAGGCGCGCGAACGGGTCCGAGCCGCAGTGATCGCCACCGGGCTGACCTGGCCCAGTGTCCGCCTCGTGGTGAACCTGCGCCCCGCCGATCTGCGCAAATCCGGGTCCGGGTTCGACCTGGCCGTGGCAGTCGCGGTCCTTCGCGCCGCCGGACTGGCGCCGGCCCGGCGGTCCGAGCACCGGGTCCATCTGGGTGAGCTCGGGCTGGACGGTACCGTGCACCCGATCCGCGGTGTGCTGCCTGCCGTTGCGGCCGCAGTGGCTGCCGGGCATCCCGAGGTGGTGGTCCCGGCGGACAATGTGCCCGAGGCCGAGCTGGTGCCCGGCGCGCAGGTGACCGGAGTGCAGCACCTCAGCGAACTGGCCTTCGCCTACGGTGCGGAAGGGCTACGGAGGCTGCCGCCGGCACCGCTTGCCCGGGCTGAGGTCGCGGCCCTGCCCGAACCGGCAGCGAAGGACCTGGCCGACGTGATCGGGCAGGAACAGGCCCGGCACGCGCTCGAGGTCGCCGCGGCCGGCGGGCACCACCTGTTCCTGAACGGACCACCCGGGGCCGGCAAGTCGATGCTCGCTGCCTGCCTTCCTGGATTGCTTCCAGATCTGGATGACGCAGCTGCCGTGGAGGTGACCACCGTGCACTCCGTGGCCGGCAGCTACCAGCCGACCACTGGGTTGATCCGCCGGCCGCCGTACGAGGCACCCCACCACACCGCCAGTAAGGCCGCGATCATCGGCGGCGGGAGCCGGACGTTGCGACCTGGTGCAGTGGTGCGTGCCCATCGTGGCGTGCTGTTCCTGGACGAGGCCGCCGAATTTAGTCGCAGCGTGCTGGACACGCTGCGTCAGCCGGTGGAGGAAGGGCATGTGGTGCTGCAGCGAGCCAAGGAGACGGCGACCTACCCATGCCGGATCCAGCTCGTGCTGGCGGCGAACCCGTGCCCCTGCGGCTGGGCCACCGGGAAGGGCCTGCGCTGCCGGTGCAGCCCGAACGCGCTGCGGCTGTACCAGAACAAGCTGTCCGGTCCGCTGCTGGACCGGGTGGATATCCGCGTGGACGTCGCCTCGGTCACCCGCACCCAGCTGCTCGGCGCCGCCACGGGGGAGTCCAGCGCCGCTGTTGCCGCCCGGGTCGCCGCGGCTCGTCAGGCACAGACGCGCCGGTGGGCGGACACCCCCTGGCGGACCAATGCCGAGGTGGACGGACCCTGGTTGCGCGCCTATACCCGGCGGATCGATGACGCGTTGCTGGATCCGCTGCGGCGGCCCGGTGACACCTCGGAGCTGACCATGCGTGGTGTGGACCGGGTCGTGCGCGTCGCTTGGACGCTGGCAGATCTGCAGGGACTGGATCACCCCGGGCCGACGGAGATCGGCGCGGCCCTCACCCTACGGAATCGAGACCTGCATGTCTGA